The proteins below are encoded in one region of Epinephelus lanceolatus isolate andai-2023 chromosome 7, ASM4190304v1, whole genome shotgun sequence:
- the tmem126a gene encoding transmembrane protein 126A produces the protein MSENTQKVSVSGNALSRAVIAEMLAKNFEKLPDIDQKIFMYGPLYLGGNGGLAGLISNSLYRRALNVSQAPITSSLPMAVLPFLTTVALYNATVSNPLMAGDLNCPTCVLIRGALVGVVGGGVYPILLALPVNMGLATRYSTTPMPDKGNVLRYWVDVSRPILRRMRAVLLLQAFFGIYLSSRHFETYTKLAQITFGRGVEELKD, from the coding sequence ATGTCGGAAAATACCCAGAAGGTCAGCGTTTCCGGAAATGCGCTCTCGAGAGCTGTGATTGCTGAAATGCTGGCGAAGAATTTCGAGAAACTGCCTGACATTGATCAGAAAATCTTCATGTACGGACCCTTGTATCTGGGGGGGAACGGCGGCCTGGCAGGATTGATATCCAACAGCTTGTACCGCAGGGCCCTGAACGTCTCCCAGGCCCCCATCACCTCCAGCCTGCCCATGGCCGTCCTGCCCTTCCTCACCACAGTAGCCCTGTACAACGCCACAGTGTCCAACCCCCTCATGGCAGGTGACCTCAACTGTCCCACCTGTGTGTTGATCCGAGGTGCGCTTGTTGGTGTGGTGGGTGGCGGGGTGTACCCTATCCTCCTGGCCTTACCTGTGAACATGGGGCTTGCAACCAGGTACAGCACCACACCGATGCCAGATAAGGGGAATGTGCTGCGGTACTGGGTGGATGTGTCCAGGCCGATCCTGAGGAGGATGAGGGCGGTACTGCTGCTCCAGGCCTTCTTCGGCATCTACCTGAGCTCCAGGCACTTTGAGACTTACACCAAACTGGCCCAGATAACATTTGGCCGAGGTGTAGAGGAACTGAAAGACTAA